TGCTCTCCTCAATAACTAATCCTACTTGGTTTCCTTATGCAAGGTGTGCTTGTTACAAAAGCGACAGTACTTTTTTACTTCAAGTCGCTCGGTACGGGCCGTGTTATTACTTTTAATGGTGTAATTACGAGACCCACACTCAGAACAAGCTAAAATGATTTTATTGGATGCCATAGTCAAGCCCCTTTTCTCTTCCATCTTAAACATGGTAACGACTTTAAGTAGTAAAGTCAACTTTTTCTTAGGAAAAGTGCCCGGCCAGTTAATCCTCTTCCGCCTGGTGACGGCGCCACTTGGCCCGTAAGCGGTAATAGGCATGTCTCACCTGCTTGGTTGACACCCCTAATTCTTGGGCCAAGGTCTCATCACTTTTTTGGGCCAGGTGACCATTTAAGACCGCCCTTTCTAAGGGAGATAGGGTCAGCTGGTAAGATTGATAGCTTTCCTTCAATAGATAGGCCTGGTCCGGACTGGAATAATGCCGTTGGGGAATCTGGTTAAGGAAGGCAGGCCCTCCGTCCTCACAAACGATTCCGTCATAGTAGACCCTTTTGGCCTTGGGAAGGCGTTTTTTGGAAGCTTGCTTACGCATTTGGTCAATGATCCGACTTTCAATTCGTCGCCCTAAGGCAGAAAAAAGACTATAGCTGTAACCCAGGGCCTGGAAGTCCTGGCAGACTTCATAGAGACTGATGGCCGCTAATTGAAAATAGTCATCTACATCTTCAATATGGCCGTAATACTTACGCAAAAAGAAATAAACGGTTGAACGATGGCGCTCATATAAAACTTCAAAGGCCTGGTCATCGCGGCCTTCCACTAACAAATGAATTAAATCTTGGTTTTCCATTTCCTCATAGGAAAGCATTTCTTCCACGGTATCACTCCATTACTCC
This genomic stretch from Aerococcus mictus harbors:
- the rpmG gene encoding 50S ribosomal protein L33, whose product is MASNKIILACSECGSRNYTIKSNNTARTERLEVKKYCRFCNKHTLHKETK
- a CDS encoding sigma-70 family RNA polymerase sigma factor, which translates into the protein MLSYEEMENQDLIHLLVEGRDDQAFEVLYERHRSTVYFFLRKYYGHIEDVDDYFQLAAISLYEVCQDFQALGYSYSLFSALGRRIESRIIDQMRKQASKKRLPKAKRVYYDGIVCEDGGPAFLNQIPQRHYSSPDQAYLLKESYQSYQLTLSPLERAVLNGHLAQKSDETLAQELGVSTKQVRHAYYRLRAKWRRHQAEED